The Dunckerocampus dactyliophorus isolate RoL2022-P2 chromosome 13, RoL_Ddac_1.1, whole genome shotgun sequence genome window below encodes:
- the marcksb gene encoding myristoylated alanine-rich protein kinase C substrate b, producing MGAQISKGKEEAAVEKPSEGAAVAAKTNGQENGHAKTNGDASPAAEEANKVEANGSTPTEEAPKEDGDKAEEAEKEPAATAAAANGEAKPEDAAAAGEDPKQKKKRFSFKKPSFKMSGFSFKKTKKESEEAAEEGAATAATAEKAEGAATEEVAASSEEAKPAEPAAAGEEAPAPKEPKAEEEVKPVEEAAPAGGEEKPAEASSPAEPEAAAAASVEAPAAATE from the exons ATGGGTGCACAAATCTCCAAAGGAAAGGAGGAAGCTGCGGTGGAGAAGCCCAGCGAGGGTGCAGCGGTTGCGGCCAAGACTAATGGACAG GAGAATGGCCACGCCAAGACCAACGGTGATGCTTCCCCGGCTGCGGAGGAGGCCAACAAGGTTGAAGCTAACGGGAGCACACCCACCGAGGAGGCACCTAAGGAGGATGGCGATAAGGCAGAGGAGGCCGAGAAGGAGCCTGCTGCCACCGCCGCCGCTGCAAACGGAGAAGCCAAACCGGAGGATGCCGCTGCTGCCGGTGAGGACcctaagcagaagaagaagcgcTTCTCCTTCAAGAAGCCTTCCTTCAAGATGAGCGGCTTCTCCTTCAAGAAGACCAAGAAGGAGTCGGAGGAGGCTGCAGAGGAGGGAGCTGCCACCGCCGCTACTGCAGAGAAGGCGGAAGGTGCAGCAACCGAGGAGGTCGCCGCTAGCAGCGAGGAGGCCAAACCTGCAGAGCCCGCCGCTGCCGGAGAGGAGGCTCCTGCACCCAAGGAGCCTAAAGCTGAAGAGGAGGTGAAGCCAGTGGAGGAGGCAGCACCAGCAGGAGGTGAGGAGAAACCAGCCGAGGCGTCCTCACCAGCTGAGCCAGAGGCCGCCGCTGCCGCCAGTGTGGAGGCACCTGCCGCCGCCACAGAGTAA